From Candidatus Paceibacterota bacterium:
TCGGAGAAAAAATTCTCAGTCCAGGACCTAAGTTCCAACCTCGAAATTCCCTACCCAACCGTCCACCGGGAGATTGGTCGATTACTTAAATCAGGATTGATCACTGAAGAAAGAATTGGAAACTATCGCTACTTTGAGCCAAATCGTATATCGCCTTTTTTCTCTCCGGTTCGCGATCTCTTGCTGGTCCTCTCGGGTCCTGTTCCATTGCTTCAACGAGAACTAATCCACATACCGGGAATTGAATGGGCCGCTCTTTTTGGCTCATGGGCCCATCGCCTGTTGGGTACAGAGGGCAAAATTCCACATGATGTTGATGTTTTGGTTGTGGGTAATCCTGATGTGCGTCAGGTCAATAAGGCATGCTCTCTAGTCGGGAAAAAACTTGGGTGGGAAGTCAACCCGGTGATCCTGACTCTGCACGAATGGGATAAGGACACTCCATTCCTAAGACAGGTCCGAAGCGGCGGTC
This genomic window contains:
- a CDS encoding winged helix-turn-helix domain-containing protein: MRTSPVLPIPLFRSENQATLLSALFLSEKKFSVQDLSSNLEIPYPTVHREIGRLLKSGLITEERIGNYRYFEPNRISPFFSPVRDLLLVLSGPVPLLQRELIHIPGIEWAALFGSWAHRLLGTEGKIPHDVDVLVVGNPDVRQVNKACSLVGKKLGWEVNPVILTLHEWDKDTPFLRQVRSGGLVPVIGTAERNISH